The Pseudodesulfovibrio sediminis genome includes the window GTGGCATGGTTTGTGGGTTTTGGGTGTGGCTTTTTCCTTTATAGTCATAGGCCGCATCTCTGCTTTTGATGCCCCGGGGTTTTATGGTTTGCTCGTTGCGCTTGTGGGGTTATGCTTGGTGTTTTGCGGTACGCAGACAACGCGCGTGTTGGGCCCGGCCTTTGTATATCTCCTGTTCGCGATCCCGCTTCCCCTCCTACTCTATTTCAGCTTTTCGCATAAGCTGCAGCTGATCTCCTCAACGCTTGGGGTGTTGCCACTCCAGCTTGCGGGTATTCCTGTCTATCAGGAAGGAAACATCATTGATCTCGGTGTGATGACGTTGCAGGTCGTCGATGCATGCAGTGGCCTTCGCTATATTTTCCCGCTTGCGAGTTTTGGCTATCTGGTCGCCTATCTGATGGATGACGCACTGTGGAAGAGAGTGTTGATTCTCATATCCACCGTACCGATCGCAGTCATGATGAACGCGTTTCGCCTGTCAGTGATCGGATTCACCGTTCCCCTTTGGGGCAAGGCCGCTGCCGAGGGCATAGTGCATGATTTTGAGGGGTGGTCGGTCTTTCTCGTCTGTTTGGCCTTTTTGGCGGGTGAATACTGGCTTCTTTCCCGTATCGGTAAACCTGGCCGTTTGCGAAAAGAGTTGTTGTTTCTTCCAAAGGGCACTCTCTTCTCCAAGAAGTCATCGCAGGTATGGCCTGGGACAACCGCATTGGTTGTCTGCCTTGCACTGGCGCTGACCGTCGGACGCGGCATGGTTGATGCCCGTTCGGAAGCCACTCCACCACATGTGCCGTTCATCTCGTTTCCCAAGGAGTTCAAGTCCTGGAAAGGGCGAGTGAGACATTTGGACAGCAAGACATTGGGGAAGTTGAAATTAACAGACTATTTGATGGTCGATTACACCCGGGATGGCGAACCCTCTCCGGTCAATTGTTACATGGCCTACTACGCGAGCCAGCGCATGGGATCGACTCTCCATGCTCCGACCAATTGTATTGCAGGATCTGGGTGGAGAATAGACAACAGAGAAGAAAAATTCGTTGTGCTTGATAATGGGGAGCAGGTGGCCGTTTCCCGGATGCTGATAAGCAGCAGGGGGGGCAAGCAGATTGTATACTATTGGTTTGTGCAGCAGGGACGCAGGCTGACGAACGAATATACTGTCAGAATATACCTCCTGGTGGATGCACTCTTCAAGCACAGGACGGATGGAACACTGATCAGGCTGATAACGCCTGTTGCAAACTCGGAAACGGAAGAAGAAGGGGATGCACGGATTGAGGCCTTTTTGCGAGATGTCGAACCGCTTATACAGACGCACTCCACGATTTTTACAGAGTGAATGGTCTTTTTGTGCAGTCACTCCATTGTCACCCAGAGGCTCAGGCCAAAAAGGGAAATATGTTTATGGTGTTATCAAAAGAGCGTTCTTTTGGGCTGAGTTTTCTGCTTTGGCTCTTCGTAGGGCTTGAAGTTTCAATGCCGGTAATTGCAGGGCGAAGACCGTATCTACCTTTTTTCGTGTTCTGTTGTCTTGCAATCATACTCACAAATAGAAAACATCTTTTGAATAATGTCAGTGTCTTGAGATGTATGCCGGTTGCCGCGTTCTTCATGTATATGGTCTGGATGATGTTGAGTGTCGCATGGTCACATGTTCCACTTGAGACGGTAATACAGTCAACGTGTTTCATGTTGAGTTTTCTCTGCGTGGTTTCCTTTGCGGACGTGCCAGCAGTGATTGTTGCCGACAAGATCGTGAAAGTCATTTGCGGCGTATGCGTGCTGAGTCTGTTGTTATTGGTTATCGCCCCCCATGTGGCCGCTCAATCGACAGTCATCTGGCGATTGAACGGAATCATGATCCACTGCCAGAGACTGAGTCTTTTGGCCGGGATAGGACTTATCCTTAAAGCCGCTCTATGGAAGCACGCCGAGGTCCAACCGACTCAATATCCGCTTCGTTCCAGTTTTTCCGTCCTGCTCCTGTTTGGCACGTTGCTGGCGACACGTTCACGGTCGGTTATGACTTATGTGTTTATCTGTGTTGTTGGTGTTTACTTCTGGAAGAGCCGCGCGCGAGGGAGAATTCTCATGGTTGTGGGGGGCGCGCTGCTCGCGGCGGTCCTCATCTTTTGTATGGACGATGTGCGCACTGTCTATTCACGCCAGGAGTCGAATGATGCAACTTTGACCGGCCGTGTTACCGTTTGGGAAAAAAGTATTGAGATGATTGCGCTCAAGCCTTGGCTTGGCAGTGGATACACA containing:
- the xrtD gene encoding VPLPA-CTERM-specific exosortase XrtD, producing the protein MTISTDMNQDDRRQLLTRALPIVLGGLSLAALFFTTWGTIEKLTAKWIHSEEYSHGFIILIVALYLGWHRLVSKKPEIKPSWHGLWVLGVAFSFIVIGRISAFDAPGFYGLLVALVGLCLVFCGTQTTRVLGPAFVYLLFAIPLPLLLYFSFSHKLQLISSTLGVLPLQLAGIPVYQEGNIIDLGVMTLQVVDACSGLRYIFPLASFGYLVAYLMDDALWKRVLILISTVPIAVMMNAFRLSVIGFTVPLWGKAAAEGIVHDFEGWSVFLVCLAFLAGEYWLLSRIGKPGRLRKELLFLPKGTLFSKKSSQVWPGTTALVVCLALALTVGRGMVDARSEATPPHVPFISFPKEFKSWKGRVRHLDSKTLGKLKLTDYLMVDYTRDGEPSPVNCYMAYYASQRMGSTLHAPTNCIAGSGWRIDNREEKFVVLDNGEQVAVSRMLISSRGGKQIVYYWFVQQGRRLTNEYTVRIYLLVDALFKHRTDGTLIRLITPVANSETEEEGDARIEAFLRDVEPLIQTHSTIFTE
- a CDS encoding O-antigen ligase family protein, with the protein product MVLSKERSFGLSFLLWLFVGLEVSMPVIAGRRPYLPFFVFCCLAIILTNRKHLLNNVSVLRCMPVAAFFMYMVWMMLSVAWSHVPLETVIQSTCFMLSFLCVVSFADVPAVIVADKIVKVICGVCVLSLLLLVIAPHVAAQSTVIWRLNGIMIHCQRLSLLAGIGLILKAALWKHAEVQPTQYPLRSSFSVLLLFGTLLATRSRSVMTYVFICVVGVYFWKSRARGRILMVVGGALLAAVLIFCMDDVRTVYSRQESNDATLTGRVTVWEKSIEMIALKPWLGSGYTSFSSDLTADFFTEFIAPHAHNTWINVSFELGLIGASMLTAFLLFGLLHLWRVYRREGQVGFAGGLLVFSILCGLTGVVFGGRASPPTCMTLLLVLQELHSYKMKSRNESFTVANVRG